The Streptomyces aurantiacus genome includes a region encoding these proteins:
- a CDS encoding tetratricopeptide repeat protein encodes MTSRPVRDDHEPVTTNGTIALVNLSAQIDSLATQGQRADSTTLFAVAQQAVLVDLLALRGHLLGRVADYEHAAQLAERLVCEAPGDSIALLARARTRATLHRFAEAMTDLDAAGRAGAAQATLDGERAAILQAVGCYAEAQLLLRKAAPHQSDFTMLSALAVLQAERHETAEAEQVFGEARRSYRGVSPFPLAQLDFRRGVMWMREGDLPAARAWFEAARRRVPGYAPATGHLAEVDLLLGDPEAAVAHLRPLVETSDDPEYSSHLALVLRVAGRYQEAQQWRDRAAERYDELVLRHPEAYADHAADFWLMVGSNVDRGIQLALQTLVMRQTTRSYALVQRARAASNQPAHHTP; translated from the coding sequence ATGACGAGCCGGCCTGTCCGGGACGACCACGAGCCGGTCACGACGAACGGCACCATAGCTCTGGTGAATCTGTCGGCCCAGATCGACAGCCTGGCGACACAAGGACAACGGGCGGATTCCACCACCCTCTTCGCCGTCGCACAGCAGGCGGTCCTGGTCGACCTGCTCGCCCTGCGCGGCCACCTCCTGGGTCGCGTCGCCGACTACGAACATGCCGCGCAGCTCGCCGAACGGCTGGTGTGCGAAGCGCCCGGGGACAGCATCGCCCTGCTGGCGCGTGCCCGCACGCGGGCGACCCTGCACCGCTTCGCCGAGGCCATGACCGACCTCGACGCAGCGGGTCGAGCAGGCGCGGCACAGGCCACTCTGGACGGGGAACGGGCCGCGATTCTGCAGGCGGTCGGCTGCTACGCCGAAGCCCAGCTCCTGCTCAGGAAAGCGGCCCCTCACCAGTCGGACTTCACGATGCTGAGTGCCCTGGCCGTCCTCCAGGCGGAACGGCACGAGACCGCCGAGGCGGAGCAGGTGTTCGGCGAGGCGCGGCGCAGCTACCGGGGTGTCTCGCCCTTCCCCCTCGCCCAACTGGACTTCCGGCGCGGTGTGATGTGGATGCGCGAGGGCGACCTGCCCGCGGCCCGGGCGTGGTTCGAGGCGGCCCGGCGCCGGGTGCCGGGCTACGCCCCCGCGACCGGCCACCTCGCCGAGGTCGACCTCCTCCTGGGAGACCCCGAGGCCGCCGTCGCCCACCTGCGCCCCCTCGTGGAGACGAGCGACGATCCCGAGTACTCCTCCCATCTCGCGCTCGTCCTCCGGGTCGCGGGCCGATACCAGGAGGCCCAGCAGTGGCGGGACCGTGCGGCCGAGCGCTACGACGAACTGGTGCTGCGGCACCCCGAGGCGTACGCCGACCACGCCGCCGACTTCTGGCTCATGGTGGGATCGAACGTCGACCGAGGAATCCAACTGGCGCTGCAGACCCTGGTCATGCGCCAGACGACCCGCTCGTACGCCCTGGTCCAGCGAGCCCGCGCGGCAAGCAACCAGCCGGCACACCACACGCCGTAG
- a CDS encoding DUF4331 family protein — MADHFSGPRILFDPASDITDIFAFPSPDRPGRLVIVLDAFPAAAPTALFSDAITYRLRVRPVAQAAEGAAFTVGGTEYAFDFTFAVPGQVPGSDEPVQIGTCTAPNGEHVLFRVGDETPTEAEGLRIFAGPRLDPFFINLTGVLATDATEKLAFQPDAVNTLQGMNVLSIVIEVDTQAVFGPDSSPLFGVVGETVTSGGRPVRLERMGRPEIKNVVLASKKFDPVNSDIEIRDLYNEEDAFAVRQDYAGAYRARFNANLAFFDRLDGEAVWPPDDQGTHPLTELLLADFLVVDVSKPFSEDSCFEIETALLAGREHATCGGRAPNDDIVDTIYTLLVNGIDGPRISDGVDSATRPATHQFPYLAAPNPTPPDLMTVFAALSAPPEPGAEA; from the coding sequence ATGGCGGATCACTTCTCCGGACCGCGCATCCTCTTCGATCCCGCGTCCGACATCACCGACATATTCGCCTTCCCCAGCCCGGACCGGCCCGGCCGACTGGTGATCGTCCTCGACGCGTTCCCGGCCGCCGCCCCCACGGCACTGTTCTCCGACGCGATCACCTACCGCCTGCGGGTCCGACCGGTCGCACAGGCGGCCGAGGGGGCCGCCTTCACCGTCGGCGGCACCGAGTACGCCTTCGACTTCACCTTCGCCGTCCCCGGCCAGGTCCCCGGCAGCGACGAGCCGGTACAGATCGGCACCTGCACGGCGCCGAACGGCGAACACGTCCTCTTCCGTGTCGGCGACGAGACTCCCACCGAGGCAGAAGGGCTGAGGATCTTCGCCGGACCACGGCTCGACCCGTTCTTCATCAACCTCACGGGCGTCCTGGCCACCGACGCCACGGAGAAACTGGCCTTCCAGCCCGACGCGGTCAACACCCTCCAGGGTATGAACGTTCTGAGCATCGTCATCGAGGTCGACACCCAGGCGGTGTTCGGCCCGGACAGCAGCCCCCTGTTCGGCGTCGTGGGTGAGACAGTGACCTCCGGCGGACGCCCGGTCCGGCTGGAGCGCATGGGCCGACCGGAGATCAAGAACGTCGTCCTCGCCAGCAAGAAGTTCGACCCAGTCAACAGCGACATCGAAATCCGCGACCTCTACAACGAGGAGGACGCCTTCGCCGTACGGCAGGACTACGCCGGGGCCTACCGGGCGCGGTTCAACGCCAACCTGGCCTTCTTCGACCGCCTCGACGGTGAGGCCGTCTGGCCGCCGGACGATCAGGGCACACACCCCCTGACCGAGCTGCTCCTGGCCGACTTCCTCGTCGTCGACGTCTCGAAGCCGTTCTCCGAGGACAGCTGCTTCGAGATCGAGACCGCCCTGCTCGCCGGACGCGAACACGCGACGTGCGGCGGCCGGGCACCCAACGACGACATCGTGGACACCATCTACACGCTTCTCGTCAACGGCATCGACGGACCCCGCATCAGTGACGGCGTCGATAGCGCAACCCGGCCGGCCACGCACCAGTTCCCCTACCTGGCGGCTCCCAACCCGACCCCGCCGGACCTCATGACCGTGTTCGCCGCGCTGTCGGCGCCGCCGGAGCCGGGGGCAGAAGCATGA